The Streptomyces sp. NBC_00224 genome has a window encoding:
- the mpaP gene encoding daptide biosynthesis intramembrane metalloprotease, with translation MFPQTTPPPGASRTDNPSDVLEPEFPALRSGVEVTQREGGKAVVSLPGGQYLRLGRDAAVLLLALDGTRPRTAVLASWAGVTGDVRARETLSRFAAAGLLETHQDARRPVMRRLVYRRPAMLQLTLYQPDRLTGILHTIGTHLARRPVAVFYAVLVCSGLITTVLCAEQLHSALAHRNAVTWLLVYATMIAVNVGHEFGHATALAYFGGRPRRMGVMLLYLSPAFFCDVTSSWCLPRRQRATVALAGIIVNTGVGACAALAGAADLGGQRSYWWLLALANTTTVVFNLLPFIRLDGYLLLLATVDRPHLRDHAMDDARAWLGHHLYRHPPQPRRLPQLWSVPYGLAALTFPAILIAYLLLAIRPVLAGIGPIGTGLWITAALCAAARLLLGCCTVAFPRDAPPRQERG, from the coding sequence ATGTTTCCGCAGACGACACCACCGCCCGGCGCCAGCCGCACGGATAACCCGTCGGATGTGCTGGAGCCGGAGTTTCCGGCATTGCGCAGCGGCGTGGAAGTCACCCAACGGGAGGGTGGCAAGGCAGTGGTGAGCCTGCCTGGGGGGCAGTACCTGCGCCTGGGCAGAGACGCGGCAGTCCTCTTGCTGGCCTTGGACGGCACACGCCCCCGAACGGCGGTGCTGGCCAGCTGGGCAGGGGTGACCGGGGATGTCCGTGCACGCGAGACGCTGTCCCGTTTCGCTGCCGCAGGACTGCTGGAAACCCATCAAGACGCCAGACGTCCTGTGATGCGCCGCCTGGTCTACCGCAGGCCGGCGATGCTCCAGCTCACCCTGTACCAGCCCGATCGCCTGACAGGAATCCTGCACACGATCGGAACACACCTGGCCCGCCGCCCCGTCGCGGTGTTCTACGCAGTCCTTGTCTGCTCGGGACTCATCACCACCGTGCTCTGCGCCGAGCAGCTGCACAGCGCCCTCGCCCACCGCAACGCCGTCACCTGGCTCCTCGTGTACGCCACGATGATCGCAGTGAACGTCGGACACGAGTTCGGCCACGCCACCGCCCTGGCCTACTTCGGCGGCCGCCCCCGCCGCATGGGCGTCATGCTCCTCTACCTTTCCCCGGCCTTCTTCTGCGACGTCACCTCCAGCTGGTGCCTGCCCCGCCGCCAACGCGCCACCGTCGCTCTCGCCGGCATCATCGTCAACACAGGCGTCGGGGCCTGCGCGGCCCTGGCCGGCGCAGCCGACCTCGGCGGACAACGCTCCTACTGGTGGCTTCTGGCCCTCGCCAACACCACCACGGTCGTCTTCAATCTGCTGCCCTTCATCAGGCTCGACGGCTACCTCCTGCTGCTGGCCACGGTCGACCGCCCCCACCTGCGGGACCACGCCATGGACGACGCCCGTGCCTGGCTCGGCCACCACCTCTACCGCCACCCGCCGCAGCCTCGCCGCCTGCCCCAGCTGTGGAGCGTGCCCTACGGACTGGCAGCCCTCACGTTCCCGGCAATCCTCATCGCCTACCTCCTGCTCGCCATCCGGCCCGTCCTGGCCGGTATCGGCCCCATCGGCACCGGCCTGTGGATCACCGCGGCCCTCTGCGCCGCCGCACGCCTGCTGCTCGGGTGTTGCACGGTCGCCTTCCCCAGGGATGCGCCGCCCCGGCAGGAGAGGGGCTGA
- a CDS encoding transposase: protein MQIARASNPDGTTAMWVRDRLDGLWHDEDFAGWYPRDGRPGLSPAQLATVRVLQFLLGLSDRQAAEAVRCRIDFKYALAMELDDPGFHHSVLADFRERLAQDDRADRLLDLALARLKEAGLVRERTTQRTDSPPTSWPRCAT from the coding sequence GTGCAGATCGCGCGGGCGAGCAATCCGGACGGTACGACGGCAATGTGGGTGCGGGACCGGCTGGACGGGCTGTGGCACGACGAGGACTTCGCCGGCTGGTACCCGCGCGACGGCCGTCCCGGCCTTTCGCCCGCTCAGCTGGCCACCGTCCGCGTGCTGCAGTTCCTGCTCGGTCTGTCGGACCGTCAGGCAGCGGAAGCGGTCCGCTGCCGCATCGATTTCAAGTACGCCCTGGCCATGGAGCTGGACGATCCCGGCTTCCACCACAGCGTGCTGGCCGACTTCCGCGAGCGCCTCGCCCAGGACGACCGCGCCGACCGGCTCCTCGATCTGGCACTCGCCCGCTTGAAGGAGGCCGGACTCGTACGCGAGCGCACCACGCAGCGCACCGACTCTCCACCCACGTCCTGGCCGCGGTGCGCGACCTGA
- a CDS encoding collagenase, which yields MRRPPTLKNLAQLLIPTVAAATLGLTMLAPNGAAAPADAGAPKPVPRSIPGPQPASATVLAADLAPGHAADPARSATKTSNSAQRPPLPAAQNAAERKQAHSAAKTAAGCNVSDFTSKSGAALVEQIKKSETACINTLFSVTGQDSKALFREEQMVTVANALKDVAANYPGNNSTYATPVVLYLRAGYYIQYNQPENVGEYGPTLKSASQGALDAFFGSSHAFDVTEANGQTLAETVTLIDSSGENARFLGVVKRLLKDYNASYDPFYWMVSAVNNTYTVLFRGHQVPEFVAAVKADPSVLTGLRDFAVAHDGLLGTDKSYLTANAGRELGRFLRHADFKGTVTPLVKELLGRSQMTGRTAQLWVGLAEMTNEYDKASCAEYNTCDLQNRVRDAVLTVKHTCGPSAKILAQELTASELSAMCESTLKQDPFFHKIVKDSGPVKDDNNTSIEIVAFNSSTDYKTYAGVVFGVDTNNGGIYLEGDPAAQGNQPRFIAYEQRAQDGAFQIWNLNHEYTHYLDGRYDMHGDFAAGQTTPTVMWVEGFAEYISYAYRGVTYDRAIEEAGKNTYKLSQLFENTYANADTTRIYQWGYLGVRYMLQSHPADVATVLGHYRAGEYDAAHSLLRDTIGTKYDADFADWLSTCAGGKCGQLPARSGR from the coding sequence ATGCGCAGACCCCCCACACTCAAGAATCTCGCCCAACTGCTGATACCTACCGTGGCTGCCGCCACCCTGGGGCTCACCATGCTCGCGCCCAACGGCGCGGCGGCTCCGGCCGACGCCGGGGCACCCAAGCCCGTACCGAGGTCGATCCCTGGCCCGCAGCCCGCCTCCGCCACCGTGCTTGCCGCCGATCTCGCTCCCGGACACGCAGCCGACCCCGCGCGATCGGCCACGAAGACCTCGAACTCCGCGCAACGCCCTCCGCTCCCCGCAGCCCAGAACGCCGCAGAGCGCAAGCAGGCCCACTCGGCGGCGAAGACCGCGGCGGGCTGCAACGTCAGCGACTTCACCTCGAAGTCCGGCGCCGCCCTGGTCGAGCAGATCAAGAAATCGGAAACCGCCTGTATCAACACGCTGTTCAGCGTCACCGGTCAGGACTCCAAGGCTCTCTTCCGCGAGGAACAGATGGTCACGGTGGCGAACGCGCTCAAGGACGTCGCGGCCAACTATCCGGGGAACAACAGCACGTACGCGACCCCGGTGGTGCTGTACCTGCGCGCCGGCTACTACATCCAGTACAACCAGCCGGAGAACGTCGGCGAATACGGCCCGACGCTGAAGAGCGCCAGTCAGGGCGCCCTGGACGCCTTCTTCGGCTCGTCCCACGCCTTCGACGTCACCGAGGCCAACGGACAGACCCTGGCCGAGACGGTCACCCTGATCGACAGCTCCGGAGAGAACGCCCGCTTCCTCGGCGTGGTCAAGCGTCTGCTGAAGGACTACAACGCGTCGTACGACCCGTTCTACTGGATGGTCTCGGCGGTCAACAACACCTACACCGTCCTCTTCCGCGGCCACCAGGTGCCGGAGTTCGTGGCAGCCGTGAAGGCGGACCCGAGCGTCCTCACCGGACTGCGCGACTTCGCCGTTGCCCACGACGGTCTGCTCGGCACCGACAAGTCCTATCTGACCGCCAACGCCGGACGCGAACTCGGCCGCTTCCTGCGCCACGCCGACTTCAAGGGCACCGTTACGCCGTTGGTCAAGGAGCTGCTCGGCCGCAGCCAGATGACTGGACGCACCGCCCAGCTCTGGGTCGGCCTCGCCGAGATGACGAACGAGTACGACAAGGCGAGCTGTGCCGAGTACAACACCTGTGACCTGCAGAACCGCGTACGCGACGCCGTGCTGACGGTCAAGCACACATGCGGTCCGAGCGCGAAGATCCTCGCGCAGGAGCTGACCGCGTCCGAACTGTCAGCCATGTGCGAGAGCACCCTGAAGCAGGACCCGTTCTTCCACAAGATCGTCAAGGACAGCGGTCCGGTCAAGGACGACAACAACACCAGCATTGAGATCGTCGCCTTCAACTCCAGTACCGACTACAAGACCTACGCCGGTGTCGTCTTCGGCGTCGACACCAACAACGGCGGCATATACCTGGAAGGCGACCCGGCCGCTCAGGGCAACCAGCCGCGCTTCATCGCCTACGAGCAGCGGGCCCAGGACGGTGCCTTCCAGATCTGGAACCTCAACCACGAGTACACGCACTACCTCGACGGCCGGTACGACATGCACGGCGACTTCGCGGCCGGGCAGACCACGCCGACCGTGATGTGGGTCGAGGGCTTCGCGGAGTACATCTCCTACGCGTACCGCGGCGTCACCTACGACAGGGCGATCGAGGAGGCGGGCAAGAACACCTACAAGCTCAGCCAGCTCTTCGAGAACACCTATGCAAACGCCGACACCACCCGCATCTACCAGTGGGGCTATCTCGGCGTCCGCTACATGCTCCAGTCGCACCCCGCGGATGTGGCCACTGTGCTCGGCCACTACCGCGCAGGCGAGTACGATGCGGCGCACAGCCTGCTCCGCGACACCATCGGCACCAAGTACGACGCCGACTTCGCCGACTGGCTGAGCACGTGCGCCGGCGGCAAGTGCGGCCAACTGCCGGCCCGCAGCGGCCGCTGA
- a CDS encoding DoxX family protein translates to MNIAYWIAAGFLSLFYLYAGTMKLIRSRDQLRPMMAWVDRMPLPVVRALGTVEILGATGLILPPLTGVVASLASAAAIGFVSLQIGAVAVHLTIGDRRITLNLALIATAAVTIWLATGL, encoded by the coding sequence ATGAACATCGCCTATTGGATCGCCGCGGGATTTCTCTCCCTCTTCTACCTGTACGCGGGCACGATGAAGCTGATCCGCAGCCGCGATCAACTCCGACCGATGATGGCCTGGGTCGACCGCATGCCGCTGCCCGTCGTCAGGGCGTTGGGAACGGTTGAAATACTCGGCGCGACCGGACTGATCCTGCCACCGCTGACGGGTGTCGTTGCCTCGCTGGCGTCAGCCGCGGCCATCGGCTTCGTTTCCCTGCAAATCGGTGCGGTCGCCGTCCACCTGACCATCGGCGACCGCCGGATCACACTCAACCTCGCCCTGATTGCCACCGCAGCCGTGACCATCTGGCTGGCCACCGGACTGTGA
- a CDS encoding transposase, protein MAGVITASEPSWIAPCAGLSPRAFGKLMRQLRREGGDAPGRGRPWKLSLEDRVLLVAAYWHTNLTLRQLAPLFGVSKSTADRVIDHLGPRLALAPRRRFAKDAVLIVDGTLVPTRDHQVAEQSKNYRYSTNHQVVIDADTRLVVVVGRPLPGNRNDCRAWEESGAKAAAGRTTTIADGGYPGTGLVIPHRRPRGGELTDWQAEHNHDHKRVRARVEHVFARMKTWKILRDCRLRGDGVRHAMHGVARLHNLAHTG, encoded by the coding sequence GTGGCTGGTGTGATCACGGCGTCTGAGCCGTCCTGGATAGCCCCGTGCGCCGGGCTAAGCCCGCGCGCCTTCGGCAAGTTGATGAGGCAGCTGCGCCGCGAAGGCGGAGACGCGCCGGGCCGAGGCCGACCCTGGAAGCTGTCCCTGGAAGACCGGGTGCTACTGGTGGCCGCTTACTGGCACACCAACTTGACTTTGCGCCAACTCGCGCCGCTCTTCGGAGTGTCGAAGTCCACCGCCGATCGCGTCATCGACCATCTCGGCCCCAGACTCGCGCTTGCCCCGCGTAGGCGATTCGCCAAGGACGCGGTGCTGATCGTGGACGGGACGCTGGTACCCACCCGCGACCACCAGGTCGCCGAGCAGTCGAAGAACTATCGCTACTCGACGAACCACCAGGTGGTCATCGACGCCGACACCCGCCTGGTCGTGGTGGTGGGCCGACCCCTGCCCGGCAACCGCAACGACTGCAGGGCATGGGAGGAATCCGGGGCCAAGGCCGCCGCCGGCCGAACAACCACGATCGCCGACGGCGGCTACCCCGGAACCGGCCTCGTCATCCCGCACCGCCGCCCCAGAGGCGGCGAACTGACTGACTGGCAGGCCGAACACAACCACGACCACAAACGGGTTCGCGCCCGCGTCGAGCACGTCTTCGCCCGGATGAAGACTTGGAAGATCCTGCGCGACTGCCGCCTGAGAGGCGACGGTGTGCGCCACGCGATGCACGGCGTTGCCCGCCTGCACAACCTCGCTCACACGGGATGA
- a CDS encoding VOC family protein — protein sequence MSTIKQFQVAFDCAEPVRLAAFWCEVLGYVMPAVPEGFATWEECFRSLPPEDAIYFACTDPSGVAPRLLFQRVPEGKVVKNRVHLDVRAGVGLVGEERLATLEAECARLMALGAKHVLTQRADGVNESCITMQDIEGNEFCLA from the coding sequence ATGTCAACGATCAAACAGTTCCAAGTAGCCTTCGACTGCGCGGAGCCTGTGCGCCTCGCCGCCTTCTGGTGCGAGGTGCTGGGGTACGTCATGCCGGCGGTCCCGGAGGGCTTCGCCACGTGGGAGGAGTGCTTCCGCTCGCTGCCGCCCGAGGATGCGATCTACTTCGCGTGCACTGATCCCTCGGGTGTGGCTCCGCGCCTGCTCTTCCAGCGAGTTCCCGAAGGCAAGGTCGTCAAGAACCGGGTGCATCTCGATGTGCGGGCCGGCGTCGGGCTCGTGGGCGAGGAGCGCCTGGCCACACTCGAGGCCGAATGCGCACGGTTGATGGCGCTCGGCGCGAAGCACGTGCTGACGCAGCGTGCGGATGGCGTCAATGAGTCGTGCATCACGATGCAGGACATCGAGGGCAACGAGTTCTGCCTCGCCTGA
- a CDS encoding phosphocholine-specific phospholipase C — protein sequence MSRRRLFALGGGALGAATTASLLPPSLQTAMAAGPPAGGLGAVKHVVILMQENRSFDHYFGTLRGVRGFGDRNALQLPGGKPVFEQPGPLGSTVLPFPVRGAAATQHKDLQYIGALDHSWGGGAKAWNGGWMDNWVSAKTSATMAYYDRQDIPLHYELADTFTVCDAYYSSIHSSTSPNRNHLWSGKTGFEPGGQRAVGNDAYDEGTHPGYDWGTYAERLEKAGRSWKTYTEWENFTDNQIEFFTTFKAIARKALARTGGHTFMESFYSVVRDAPSDAERQRLLGLLDQGVATLTTAERSLFERGLRRVPTGTLADAFGQDVAAGTLPEVSYLVPSALDSEHPSVSSPVHSATIVYKVLDALGKHPDVWRHTVVLINYDENDGFFDHIPPPVAPPEVTDEQWQGKPTGLGARVPMLVVSPWSVGGYVCSEVFDHTSVIRFLERWTGVREPNISAWRRTVAGDLTSAFDFRRGRPRPAVHRPGPIPPMSGRWRPEPPAQQHMPVQEEGTRPARPLPYQPDAYAKVAGGALQVQLSNTGRASAHFALYPYAKEFAAPQHKDVRGKDQWTVPLTGAYRFTVTGPNGFRREFEGAGDADGAEVTTYLDHHDRDVHLILRNRGQRPVTFVVRPLGYADETDLRDWERSVTVKPGRSRAVVHSAADAHGWYDLEVTADGGSPFRRRLMGHIENGRPSVSG from the coding sequence ATCTCACGGCGGCGGCTGTTCGCACTGGGGGGCGGCGCCCTCGGCGCGGCCACGACCGCCTCCCTGCTGCCGCCCTCGCTGCAGACCGCGATGGCCGCAGGCCCCCCGGCCGGCGGCCTCGGCGCGGTCAAGCACGTCGTGATCCTCATGCAGGAGAACCGGTCCTTCGACCACTACTTCGGCACCCTGCGCGGAGTCCGCGGCTTCGGTGATCGCAATGCCCTTCAACTCCCGGGCGGCAAGCCCGTGTTCGAGCAGCCGGGGCCGCTGGGCAGCACCGTCCTGCCCTTCCCCGTGCGCGGTGCCGCCGCTACCCAGCACAAGGACCTTCAGTACATAGGGGCCCTCGACCACTCCTGGGGCGGCGGGGCCAAGGCCTGGAACGGCGGCTGGATGGACAACTGGGTGTCCGCCAAGACCTCGGCGACCATGGCGTACTACGACCGCCAGGACATCCCGCTGCACTACGAGCTCGCCGACACCTTCACTGTCTGCGACGCTTATTACTCCTCCATCCACAGCTCTACCAGCCCCAACCGCAACCACCTGTGGAGCGGGAAGACCGGGTTCGAGCCGGGCGGCCAGCGGGCCGTCGGCAACGACGCCTACGACGAGGGCACCCACCCCGGGTACGACTGGGGCACCTACGCCGAGCGGCTGGAGAAGGCCGGGCGCAGTTGGAAGACGTACACCGAGTGGGAGAACTTCACCGACAACCAGATCGAGTTCTTCACCACGTTCAAGGCGATCGCGCGCAAGGCGCTGGCCAGGACGGGTGGGCACACGTTCATGGAGTCCTTCTACTCCGTCGTGCGCGACGCCCCGAGCGACGCCGAGCGCCAGCGGCTCCTGGGACTGCTCGACCAGGGAGTCGCCACCCTCACCACGGCCGAACGCAGCCTGTTCGAGCGGGGGCTGAGGCGGGTGCCGACCGGTACGCTCGCCGACGCCTTCGGCCAGGACGTTGCCGCCGGCACCCTGCCGGAGGTCTCCTATCTGGTGCCCTCGGCACTGGACTCCGAGCACCCGAGCGTCTCCTCGCCCGTGCACAGCGCCACCATCGTCTACAAGGTGCTCGACGCGCTCGGAAAGCACCCCGACGTGTGGCGGCACACCGTCGTCCTCATCAACTACGACGAGAACGACGGTTTCTTCGACCACATCCCGCCGCCGGTGGCCCCTCCCGAGGTGACGGACGAGCAGTGGCAGGGCAAGCCGACCGGCCTCGGTGCGCGGGTGCCGATGCTCGTGGTCTCGCCCTGGAGCGTCGGCGGCTACGTATGCTCCGAGGTGTTCGACCACACCTCCGTCATCCGCTTCCTGGAGCGCTGGACTGGGGTGCGCGAGCCCAACATCAGTGCCTGGCGGCGCACCGTCGCGGGCGATCTGACCTCGGCCTTCGACTTCAGGCGTGGCAGGCCGCGGCCCGCAGTGCACCGGCCGGGACCCATTCCGCCGATGAGCGGCCGCTGGCGTCCCGAGCCGCCCGCGCAGCAGCACATGCCCGTCCAGGAGGAGGGCACCCGGCCCGCCCGGCCGCTGCCCTACCAGCCGGACGCCTATGCCAAGGTCGCGGGCGGCGCCCTCCAGGTGCAGCTCAGCAACACCGGCCGGGCCAGCGCCCACTTCGCGCTCTACCCGTACGCCAAGGAGTTCGCCGCGCCGCAGCACAAGGACGTACGGGGCAAGGACCAGTGGACCGTGCCGCTGACCGGCGCCTACCGGTTCACGGTGACCGGGCCGAACGGCTTCCGGCGTGAGTTCGAGGGCGCCGGCGACGCGGACGGCGCCGAGGTGACCACCTACCTGGACCACCACGACCGGGACGTCCACCTCATCCTCCGCAACCGCGGACAGCGGCCCGTCACCTTCGTCGTGCGGCCGCTCGGCTACGCCGACGAGACCGATCTGCGGGACTGGGAGCGTTCCGTGACGGTCAAGCCGGGCCGTAGCCGCGCCGTGGTGCACTCGGCCGCCGACGCGCACGGCTGGTACGACCTCGAAGTGACCGCAGATGGCGGGAGCCCGTTCCGTAGGCGCCTGATGGGCCATATCGAGAACGGCCGCCCGAGCGTCTCCGGCTGA
- a CDS encoding alpha/beta hydrolase: MKRLSTASAAVLAVCSAVLVAGCSSDSKPVNFGKDDAKGGTNRSQAPKNSKVQLPTNPREWTTQRELKDGTKVVRTTLKGGKSGFEGKVWAWAPKQYFEDKYKNSAFPVLIALPGSNGYPSNYWYGGDLKLQETIAEQAGKGKSLPFIVIMPVLNADKKNYYDGSDIPGRAKMGTWMSDDVPDLVRENFRTFKDPKGWGFFGSSSGGYVGMKMMLQYPNRFGAVIAGGPDTRPDSPMWNGHEKEKQANNPEKLAQNLINKGGPTVNLSIMLGTKESGQRNVKDFLTKYGKGPIKTSLHMIQNGQHSGRQYAKSLADGPLEWISKRMLAPSP, translated from the coding sequence ATGAAGCGCCTCTCCACGGCGTCGGCTGCGGTGCTGGCCGTGTGCTCGGCCGTGCTGGTTGCCGGTTGTTCCAGTGACAGCAAGCCGGTGAACTTCGGCAAGGACGACGCCAAGGGAGGGACGAACCGGAGCCAGGCGCCGAAGAACAGCAAGGTGCAGTTGCCTACGAACCCGCGCGAGTGGACCACCCAGCGCGAACTCAAGGACGGCACCAAGGTGGTGCGCACGACGCTCAAGGGCGGAAAGTCGGGCTTCGAGGGCAAGGTGTGGGCGTGGGCCCCCAAGCAGTACTTCGAGGACAAGTACAAGAACAGCGCCTTTCCGGTGCTCATCGCGCTGCCCGGCAGCAACGGCTATCCCAGCAACTACTGGTACGGCGGTGACCTCAAGCTCCAGGAGACCATCGCCGAGCAGGCGGGCAAGGGGAAGAGCCTGCCGTTCATCGTGATCATGCCGGTGCTGAACGCGGACAAGAAGAACTACTACGACGGCAGCGACATCCCCGGCCGGGCAAAGATGGGCACCTGGATGTCGGACGACGTCCCGGACCTGGTCCGGGAGAACTTCCGTACCTTCAAGGACCCCAAGGGGTGGGGTTTCTTCGGCTCGTCGTCCGGCGGATACGTCGGGATGAAGATGATGCTGCAATACCCGAACCGCTTCGGCGCCGTCATCGCCGGCGGCCCCGACACCCGCCCGGACTCCCCGATGTGGAACGGCCACGAGAAGGAGAAGCAGGCAAACAACCCGGAGAAGCTGGCCCAGAACCTGATCAACAAGGGCGGCCCAACGGTGAACCTCTCGATCATGCTGGGCACCAAGGAATCGGGGCAGCGCAATGTGAAGGACTTCCTCACCAAGTACGGCAAGGGTCCCATCAAGACCAGTCTGCACATGATCCAGAACGGTCAGCACAGCGGACGGCAGTACGCGAAATCCCTCGCGGACGGCCCGCTGGAGTGGATCAGCAAGCGGATGCTGGCGCCGTCGCCGTAA
- a CDS encoding GNAT family N-acetyltransferase produces the protein MTWHLTEDIDAFRAAADSFLAADPARNTVLLTLAEQARCGHWPGARFGWWTGPGPVVGGAYVQTPGMPPVLGTMPDGAARELAGALRGDALVGVNGATATARAFGKAWGPYRVDRQERLFRLAELADPAPVAGRARLAAEADLTLVTAWLTAFLDEVALPPGLGAAAAAFRRTAAGQLMLWETDEGPVSLAAASGVLVGQSRIGPVYTPPALRGRGFAGAATAAATRLALEWGAEQVVLFTDLANETSNALYQRLGYRRVQDHLVLDFTD, from the coding sequence ATGACCTGGCATCTCACCGAGGACATCGACGCCTTCCGGGCGGCCGCGGACTCCTTCCTCGCCGCCGACCCGGCCCGCAACACGGTGCTGCTCACCCTCGCTGAGCAGGCGCGCTGCGGGCACTGGCCGGGCGCGCGGTTCGGCTGGTGGACCGGACCCGGCCCGGTGGTGGGCGGTGCGTACGTCCAGACCCCGGGGATGCCGCCGGTGCTCGGCACGATGCCGGACGGCGCGGCTCGGGAGCTCGCCGGGGCGCTGCGCGGCGACGCCCTCGTCGGGGTGAACGGCGCGACCGCCACCGCCCGGGCCTTCGGTAAGGCCTGGGGGCCCTACCGGGTGGACCGTCAGGAGCGGTTGTTCCGGCTCGCCGAACTCGCCGACCCGGCACCGGTGGCGGGCCGCGCCCGCCTGGCGGCCGAGGCGGATCTGACGCTGGTCACCGCGTGGCTGACCGCGTTCCTCGACGAGGTGGCGCTGCCGCCCGGCCTGGGCGCGGCGGCGGCCGCCTTCCGGCGCACGGCGGCCGGGCAGCTGATGTTGTGGGAGACGGACGAGGGCCCGGTGTCACTGGCCGCCGCCTCCGGGGTGCTGGTCGGCCAGTCCCGTATCGGCCCGGTCTACACCCCGCCCGCACTGCGCGGCCGCGGCTTCGCGGGCGCCGCCACGGCGGCCGCGACTCGGCTGGCCCTGGAATGGGGGGCGGAGCAGGTGGTGCTGTTCACGGACCTGGCCAATGAGACGAGCAACGCGCTGTACCAGCGGCTGGGGTACCGGCGGGTCCAGGACCACCTGGTACTGGACTTCACGGACTGA
- a CDS encoding RCC1 domain-containing protein, whose protein sequence is MEIAADQVRGVTAVAAGQTHSLALITSGKVFACGDNANGQLDVPAEATSNIVAIA, encoded by the coding sequence GTGGAAATCGCGGCCGATCAGGTCCGGGGCGTCACTGCCGTCGCCGCCGGCCAGACCCACAGCCTGGCGCTCATCACGAGCGGCAAGGTCTTCGCCTGCGGCGACAACGCCAATGGGCAGCTTGATGTGCCTGCGGAGGCTACTTCGAACATCGTCGCCATCGCCTGA
- a CDS encoding DDE-type integrase/transposase/recombinase, whose translation MGAPTSRTTEGWLYLACWLDLAIREVVGHAMADHHRANLVVDALKMAHGRAARQPGCIAHSDRGSGYTSADFHRASGELGIRRSCGRTGSCFDNAAAENFWARLKEKIGTHLWPAEPPPEPRSSPSSRPSTTAPPAQTLGLRLPHTSRDQQRHQHALAS comes from the coding sequence GTGGGTGCACCTACCTCCCGGACGACCGAGGGCTGGCTCTACCTCGCCTGCTGGCTGGATCTGGCCATTCGCGAAGTCGTCGGCCACGCGATGGCCGACCACCACCGCGCCAACCTGGTCGTCGACGCGCTGAAGATGGCCCACGGCCGGGCCGCCCGGCAGCCCGGATGCATTGCGCACTCGGACCGGGGCAGCGGATACACATCCGCCGACTTCCACCGCGCGTCCGGCGAGTTGGGGATCCGGCGGAGCTGTGGGCGCACCGGATCATGCTTCGACAATGCCGCCGCGGAGAATTTCTGGGCTCGGCTCAAAGAAAAGATCGGCACTCACCTCTGGCCGGCCGAGCCACCGCCCGAGCCGAGGTCTTCACCTTCATCGAGACCTTCTACAACCGCGCCGCCTGCGCAAACACTAGGTCTTCGGCTACCTCACACCAGCCGAGACCAGCAGCGGCACCAGCATGCCCTCGCGTCGTAA